In a single window of the Balearica regulorum gibbericeps isolate bBalReg1 chromosome 7, bBalReg1.pri, whole genome shotgun sequence genome:
- the LOC104643003 gene encoding lysosomal acid lipase/cholesteryl ester hydrolase-like, protein MWRLLVLLCSQAIAFSAGLTAPFTLNSDKSQCRKTRNPECFMNVSEIIRYHGYPSEEYQVTTDDGYILGVFRIPTGRNSQNTGKRPAVLLHHGTLGDSIHWISNLPNNSLGFLLADAGYDVWMGNSRGDTWSLKHKTLKSCQKEFWQFSFDEIGKYDIPAELYFIMNKTGQKDVYYVGHSEASTAGFIAFSTYPELAQRVKAFFALGPVATITHATSPLVTFARLPQSLIRLLLGCKGVLHQNELLKRPLTRICGSLGKVCCSVFCYIAGGRIQNLNTSRIDTYVGHYPAGTSVQNVIHWHQLTRADKFQAYDYGSKENMKKYNQSTPPVYEIEKISTPIAVWSGGRDKFADPKDTAKLLPRITNLIYHEHFPAWGHLDFIWGLDATEKMYWKIIELITKHP, encoded by the exons ATGTGGCGCCTCCTCGTGCTGCTTTGCTCCCAAGCAATTGCCTTTTCAGCAGGACTCACAGCACCCTTCACTCTGAATTCAGACAAAAGCCAGTGCAGGAAGACTCGCAACCCCGAATGCTTCATGAACGTT AGTGAAATCATCAGGTATCATGGATACCCCAGTGAGGAATATCAAGTTACCACAGACGATGGATACATTCTTGGTGTTTTCAGGATTCCCACTGGCAGAAACAGCCAAAATACAG ggaaaaggCCTGCCGTCTTGCTACACCATGGTACTTTAGGAGATTCTATTCACTGGATTTCTAATCTGCCCAACAACAGCTTGGGCTTCCTTCTCGCAGATGCTGGCTATGATGTCTGGATGGGAAACAGCCGAGGAGACACTTGGTCTTTAAAACACAAGACCCTTAAGTCCTGCCAGAAAGAGTTCTGGCAGTTCAG CTTCGATGAGATAGGTAAATACGATATTCCAGCAGAGCTGTACTTCATCATGAATAAAACTGGACAGAAGGATGTATATTATGTTGGTCACTCAGAGGCTTCAACTGCAG GCTTCATAGCATTTTCTACTTATCCCGAGTTGGCTCAAAGGGTTAAAGCGTTCTTTGCTTTGGGACCAGTAGCCACAATCACACATGCTACCAGTCCTCTGGTAACATTTGCACGTCTTCCCCAGTCACTGATCAGG tTACTACTTGGCTGCAAAGGAGTTCTTCACCAGAATGAACTGCTGAAACGGCCTCTAACACGAATCTGTGGATCTCTGGGAAAAGTTTGTTGCAGTGTCTTCTGCTACATAGCTGGGGGCAGGATACAAAATCTGAACACA AGTCGAATAGATACATACGTAGGACATTACCCTGCTGGAACATCAGTACAGAACGTTATTCATTGGCATCAG CTAACACGTGCAGACAAGTTTCAAGCTTACGACTACGGCTCTaaggaaaacatgaagaaatacaaCCAG TCTACTCCTCCTGTGTACGAGATAGAGAAGATAAGCACACCAATTGCTGTTTGGAGCGGTGGACGTGACAAATTTGCAGATCCAAAAGACACGGCAAAGCTACTTCCTCGGATTACTAATCTCATTTACCATGAGCATTTTCCTGCTTGGGGACATCTCGATTTCATCTGGGGCCTTGATGCAACTGAGAAAATGTATTGGAAAATCATTGAACTAATAACCAAACACCCTTAA